The genomic region TTTCCCGCGGGGAGACGCCGCCCCGCTCCCGGTCGGTCCCTTTGCAGCATGTCCGCCCGCCTTGATCAGGCTCTCCAACCTATCCAGTTTTTCCATAAGGATGTCTACATCCCTGCGCGTGGGAATGTCGTAATTGCGGATGAAAAACTTCACCATGGCGTCAAAACTGGCCGGTCTTCTCTTTTTCCGTGTCACGGCAACCTCCGATACATTTTCACCTAATGCGAGCCTTGGTTTCATTCTTGCCAGCCGATTATTGATCTTGCAGTGAAACTAACTGATATCATGTGAAAAGTCAAGTCAGGTGCTGCCCGCACAGAAAAATTTTATCTCGGGGGCAAGTGATGTTTTCCGGCCGAAGCGCATGAAGTGCCAAACCCTGTGAGATTGTATTGAAACCCCTATGTTTTCGTGATACCTCAAACGAAATCGTTGTTAATCTTAAGCGGGACGGTGTTTTCGTTGATCGTTTCTTTTGTTTGATATGAATAAAGAACAGGAAAAAGCTTCTTTTAAAGAACGCTTTAAAGGGTTTCTGACCCATTTGAGGGATTTGCAGGGTGACCCCCAATATATTGCCATGGGCATGGCAATCGGTGTTTTCATTGCCTTCACACCCACCATTCCCTTCCATACGGTTCTGGCCCTTTGTCTGGCTTTCATTCTGAAAGGAAGCAAGCCCGCCGCGGCTATCGGTGTTTGGCTTTCCAACCCTGTCACCATTCCCGTATTATACTACGGAAGCTTCAAGATCGGGAGGCTGCTCCTCAGGAAACCCCTGCC from Deltaproteobacteria bacterium harbors:
- a CDS encoding DUF2062 domain-containing protein, with the translated sequence MNKEQEKASFKERFKGFLTHLRDLQGDPQYIAMGMAIGVFIAFTPTIPFHTVLALCLAFILKGSKPAAAIGVWLSNPVTIPVLYYGSFKIGRLLLRKPLPYDVHLESIRALFGLGLDVTLAMLLGGAILGIIPAIIAYLATYRIIGNLRKRSQRKKEGEDAEPEVTGQWSGAECLKPGGNGRTKAEGKSA